One Dioscorea cayenensis subsp. rotundata cultivar TDr96_F1 chromosome 19, TDr96_F1_v2_PseudoChromosome.rev07_lg8_w22 25.fasta, whole genome shotgun sequence genomic window, TTCAGGAAATGATGAACTTGTAATAAGGAATAAAACAAGGTAAAGATACTGTTCAAATACTTGCCTGTTTAACATAGATAACTGTCGGTGCCATTAGTGCTTCTCCTAATGTTATTGGCTTCCCATTATTTCCAGGAAGCTGATCTTTCAAAGAGAGACCACTATAAGACAGGACCCTGGTTCAAAAAATATATGGTAATTATATGAGGATTACATGATAATTCACAGAAAAACGCGAATGAGTGTCATATACTTCaaagaatatgaaattaaaatatcaatgttGCTCTTGCATGCTCATTTTTATGTACCAGGCTGCATGATTAACATCAAAAATAGGCAAAAGGTGATAATGTACCTCCTCACAAGAGAAAACCCATTGGAATGGACACCACTGGATGGAAGGCCAATGAGAACGTCCCCAACCTCAATGTTCTTCCCATCAATGACTGCATCCTTTTTGACAATGCCAACAGCAAAACCACTGAGATCATACTCTCCATTGGGGTAGAAGCCTGGCATCTCAGCAgtctacaaaccatgaaaaacatCAGCATATGCtgtccatattttaaaaaaagagttgATTGTGAAAGAAAACGAGAGTAAAATTTGTGTGAATGTACAATCACAAAGATTTGCATAGAAGCGAACACAGTCATGCTTATTCCTTCAAAGACATTAATTCacctttaaaattaaattttaatattttgcaaaacaaacaaacaaacaaacaaaaaggaaaagaaagaaaaaagagaatcaTTACCTCACCACCTAAAAGAATACAATCAGACTGTTGGCATCCATCCACAATTCCTTTTATCACCTACACAGTCACAAGGAAATCAAGCTAGATTGCCAAGCATGATAATCACATAGCCATGCACCTCAAATAAGGAATGGATAAATACAACAAGATGGACAGTCATTgttaatgaagaagaaagaaaaccaGATTATACCTTTTCAGCAAGGTCAACATCCAAATGGCCAGTGGCAAAATAATCAAGGAAGAACAATGGCTTTGCTCCAGAGGTAACAATGTCATTCACACTCATGGCCACCTTACAAGAAACATGTCTATTCAGTAAGTTATAGAATCTAGCTTAAGTGGCAAGGTACATGTTTTACCAAATCAATGCCAATGGTATCATGGATTTCACTTTCAAATGCAAGTTTGAGTTTAGTCCCCACACCATCAGTGCCAGCCACAAGGTATGAATCTCCTGTTGAAAGGTCAATTGAGTTTAGATGAATTTCCAGTCAGTTATATAACTATAAGTCAAACATATCTTTTAAAAAGACTGTGAAGAAAGTTCACTAATTGAGTAAACAAACAGTACATATAATCAAATTACACAACATAAATCCACACCAACCCTTGAAATCGCTACAAAAATGAAAGCTTGGGAGTTCAATGAACAATTTCACGATTGTTTTTGAGATTATATCAGGCAAGCATCTTTAAAACACAATTAACTAATATGAACCATTGAATTCATTGATATAAGCGAACCAGAGACAGGCACAAAGCGAGTAAAGAACATATCATTATAAAtagtcaaaatttaaaaaaaaatgattttgatcCATAAAAAGAGGGATACATAGAAAGAACAAATCAATACTAGCCTTTgaaatctcaaaaaaaaaaaaaaagtgaatcttatatcatGATTGATCTTGGGATTGTACCAAGCTAGCATTTCCCGAAAACAAGCAACTAATAAGAACCATTGAATTCATTGATGCAAGCAAATCAGAGACAGATATGAAGCGCtcatagtaaaaaataaaagtaaacaaattaaAGATTTAGACTATACCCAGAGGGAAGAGCCCTCCAAAGCCACCAATCCCCGGCGCCATCTTCGCAATCCTCCGAACAAGCTCCGAGCCGGCATCGATATCAACCCCAGCATCCTTGTAAGTCAACTTCTGCACCTCCTCCCCGCCCTTAGAGCACTCGACGGcaatcttcctcttcttctccgcAGCCACAACCGAAGGCAAACACAAAGATCGCTGCGGCAATCGAATCAGACCAGAAGGTCCGGAGAAAACGGCGTTCTGGTAACGCCCTTTGGCCGGGCCACCGCCGATGAGCTTCGCCGCCGCCGTACCCGACCCAAAGCGCGCGCTCATGGTGAATGGAGGTGCTCGGGTTCTGGGTTTTGCCGTTTTGGGAAAGGGCACCAAAGCTTTTACAGAAACCTGCCTCGAGATCGGAtttctttaaaacctatttACGAGGCCTAATGGATGGTGGATACGAAGCTCAtctgaattattgaaaataaatataaacatttttttttagcaattgtGCAGTTAATTTGATACCTTATAAATGCAATTTCCTGAtgatttttagttttcatttgcAATTGTTTACATAGAgtgaaatgatatatatatatatatatatatatatatatattactaaaaatttatgtgcaaaattaataaataatttttttatgtatttatttatttattcttataatgTGGCAAGCTAGGTATACATTCATCCATTACATCCATATAAATCAAATGTTATAAGaggcataataaaataaataaaattttcaattgttatcatttacaataataattaagcctattttaaaaaaaattaaaaaaatggataaaccatattcattaAAAAGCACTTGAAACAAAATATCCATTAAAAATGAAGATTGATAGAAAAACAACACtaaataacataaaagaaaaaaaatacaaaaacaatataaaactaCTTACTCCCACCGCCTCGAGATATGGAAAGATAAATCAAATGTTTTCgtctattataaaaattatgtataatttaagaggcaaaataaaataaataaaattttcaatctttataatttacaataattattaagtccttttttaatcatttattattttttttattttacaaatatatatatacaaatgaatatgtgtgataatataaaataataaaaataaaagtccaATGAAATAAGGACATGtcatcttcaaaaaaaaaaatgctgttTGATGTTTGGAACCTTGAATCTAACTTGAGAATTTGAATCTAACTCCCTCTCCTACAAAAAAAAGTAGCCGTTGAGTGCCCGTTGTCTCCATGTTCATGtcctctttttatatatatatatatatatatatatatatatatgtttatttagtACGTAAATTcgataaaaattaaatgaccTCACTTGTCTCGTGTTCCATCTCTATGTCATTAATGGTAGTGTccctctcttctctttctctttttctttcactaAAGCTACTCTTCTTCTAGAACTTCCACTCAAGACCCATTTCCTGCATTGAAGGAAGCTGTGACCTTTGATTTAGTGTACAAATGTGAGCTTTCTAGTTGATATTGAGTTTGCTTTTCTATTCCTTGTAAAAGTTGTGAATTTTGAgaattaatgtttgttttcttttgcaaatgatAGAGAAGTACTTCACTACTGATGCTGGTTTTGCTCTGCATTGCTGCCAAAGTTGTGAGCTTTCTGTTGATCTTGTGTAAAGTTTTGTGCTTTTTGTAggacttgtgttttttttttatattcttgttGAAGAACTTTCACTTGAGTTTGTTTTAGTCTGtggattttttcttcttttttgggTGGAGAAGTTGTGAGCTCTCTTTGAGATTGAATCTGTTCTGGTGTTTGTTCTGCATTGCTTGCAAAAGGGAATTGAAGTGTTTTATGCTTGGATTTCATGATCAAGGTGTCATTTTTCTTGTCCAAAGGAGTGTTTATTGGAAGTAATTGCTTGCTTTGCTACATGAATTCATATTAGACTTGaatcattttgcttctttttgtaTATGATCTTTGTTTTAACTGTTTTCAAATTGTAGGATTTATCATTGAAGTGATGATGATAGCGTGGATCTGAAAGGCTCTTGatctcaaagaaaaacaaagaaatgggGGCAGAGAAAGGCAGTAAGAGAAGTGGTGGTTTCTTTCACTTGTTTGACAGAAATCGAAAATCTCGAAAGAAACTCTTCGCCAATGAGAATATTTCTCCTGGTTAGTCTATAAAATCTTCATAATCTCTGCATCAAACTTGTGAACTTCTAGAAAATCCAATCTTTAATTTACTTCAGCTCACACTATAATTTTCCTGAGCAGAAGGAACAAAGCAAGTGAATCGCATTCATGACAATCAACAAAACACAAGGCTTAATTTGGTGAGAGTTTACAGATTTGATTACCATGTGTTCATGTCCTCATCTtgaaattcaattcatttggCCTTGTTGGTTAACaacttattttatttgctaGATTGACGACGAAGATATTGTCAGACTATCAACTGTCATAGGAGGTAGCAGTTATAGTTCTGCTTCTTCAGTGACGGATGATGGAGTTAATGGAATTAGAGCTCCGGGACTAGTGGCAAGACTAATGGGATTGGATCCTTTGCCAACATCAAGTGTTTCTGAATCCTTTTTTATGCCTTTATTTGATAAACGGCAATTTCAAGATAAACTTTGCAATAAAAGAAGCCATGTGTCGTACACGGACGATGAATTCGGCTTTGCAAATCACAGAATTGATAGTAATAAAAAGATGCCAAGCAGCCCAATCGAAAGGTTCCAAAGAGAAATGATGCCTACAACTTCAAGATTGGCTAGATCACTACCAATCACACAGCACAAGCTGTTATCGCCAATAAAGAAACCCGGGTTTATATCTGCTCCGAGTGCGGCTCATATAATGAAGGCAGCAGCAAAGATCCTTGAACCAAAACTTCAACAAACATTCGGTTCATCTTCAACTTCTCTCAAGGTTTGTGAATCAAGGGAGAGTGTCATCACATATCAGAAGGCATCAAAGATTGCAGAATCGTCATCGAAAAGATATATGGAATCAACCGTGGCAAGGACACTGAGAGGGCAACCTTTGAGTAAAAGTTGGAATGGATCAGAATGGAATGCAAATTCTTCTAGGCCTTCACTTGACTTGGAGAAGAATAATTCAGATAAAACAACTggtaaaggaaaatcaatctCGCTAGCAATTCAAGCTAAGGTGAATGTTCAGAAAAGGGAGAACTTAGGTGCTTACACTAGGAGTATACCGGCGGAAGAGAATGCGGAATCTAAGATGAACCAACCATTCCAAAAGCATAAACAGACAAACAAATCTTCGGCAATTCACACTACTGGTGTGCTCAAACAAAATAATCAGAAACAAAACTGTCCAGTAAGTAGAGAAAAGTCAGCTAAAAAGGCATTGATCTCTAACCAGAAACGAAGAAAGGCAGTTCACACGGAAACTTCCTCCGGCAAGAACAAGACTGTAAATAAGCTTTCAG contains:
- the LOC120283938 gene encoding uncharacterized protein LOC120283938, with translation MGAEKGSKRSGGFFHLFDRNRKSRKKLFANENISPEGTKQVNRIHDNQQNTRLNLIDDEDIVRLSTVIGGSSYSSASSVTDDGVNGIRAPGLVARLMGLDPLPTSSVSESFFMPLFDKRQFQDKLCNKRSHVSYTDDEFGFANHRIDSNKKMPSSPIERFQREMMPTTSRLARSLPITQHKLLSPIKKPGFISAPSAAHIMKAAAKILEPKLQQTFGSSSTSLKVCESRESVITYQKASKIAESSSKRYMESTVARTLRGQPLSKSWNGSEWNANSSRPSLDLEKNNSDKTTGKGKSISLAIQAKVNVQKRENLGAYTRSIPAEENAESKMNQPFQKHKQTNKSSAIHTTGVLKQNNQKQNCPVSREKSAKKALISNQKRRKAVHTETSSGKNKTVNKLSVNQKNCLRKEVLDNKNLSQKKRLIGVSKQEKPAQANVLIDEQLRQKEDDEGNGPDVVSFTFTSPLIKDSKDWNAFHRDTLCETSPGLSVDALSVLLEQKLRELTSDIGSPPALQESMVASLDDVTSIDGQVTGTEESLTEVQGPLNLKLEHNHQQPSPLSVLEVEFSNETCNSPESWDESKMCSSSVQAQNVAGSNNSSRNPTAAEEEKELTDSASSREHTSKFDNFGLSLNPNLLKNLESEDGGQITDCETRQKLLSDCVNECLEVKYNKYFRAGYKNWAKGSSLIGKEMTEELYKEISGWKSMGECMVDELVDRDMSNHLGKWTDFEIEAFEEGIDIQRDILTSLIDELVHDLGSKR
- the LOC120283940 gene encoding phosphoribosylformylglycinamidine cyclo-ligase, chloroplastic/mitochondrial, with the protein product MSARFGSGTAAAKLIGGGPAKGRYQNAVFSGPSGLIRLPQRSLCLPSVVAAEKKRKIAVECSKGGEEVQKLTYKDAGVDIDAGSELVRRIAKMAPGIGGFGGLFPLGDSYLVAGTDGVGTKLKLAFESEIHDTIGIDLVAMSVNDIVTSGAKPLFFLDYFATGHLDVDLAEKVIKGIVDGCQQSDCILLGGETAEMPGFYPNGEYDLSGFAVGIVKKDAVIDGKNIEVGDVLIGLPSSGVHSNGFSLVRRVLSYSGLSLKDQLPGNNGKPITLGEALMAPTVIYVKQVLDIISKGGVKGIAHITGGGFTDNIPRVFPSGLGAKIFSNSWDAPAVFKWIQEAGGIEDAEMRRTFNMGIGMVLVVTNEASKRILSEHHSAYLIGEVGPGEGVKFV